The Shinella zoogloeoides genome contains the following window.
TGCCCCGGCTATGTGCTGACGCCGCTGGTCGAAAAGCAGATTCCGGCAACCGCCAAGGCGCGCGGCATCAGCGAGGCCGAGGTGAAGACAGACGTCATGCTGAAGTTCCAGCCGACCAAGGAATTCGTCGGCACGGACGAGGTGGCGGCCATCGCGATGTTCCTCGCCTCGGATGCGGCCAAATCGATCAACGGCACCCACATCTCCGTCGACGGCGGCTGGACCGCGCAGTAACCGCGCGCACCCTTAGGAACGACCGTCGAGATAGCCGAGATCCCGCTTGATGTGATCGGACACATGGCGGGGATCGAACTTCGGCAGGCGCTTGCGACGCCGCAAGAGACCCGCCACCCTTCGCCAGAAGCTTTTCTGGCGAGGCTGCGCGGCGTCGGTGGGCGCGTGATCGATGATGCATGTCATGGTCATACCTTGAAAATTCCATCCATTGCTTGCAGCCTGCTCTGGAAAATGATGGAATTCCAATCGAACCTTTGTCTGCATCCATAAAGAGAACTTGGCCTTGAAGATGTCGCGCAACTTCCCGCTCAATGCGCTCCGCGTCTTCGAGGCGGCCGCGCGGCACGGCAGCTTCACGCGCGCGGGCGACGAGCTGGGCATGACGCAGACGGCCGTCAGCTACCAGATCAAGCTGCTGGAGGAGACGCTGGGCGAGACGTTGTTCCTGCGCCAGCCAAGGCAGGTGACGCTGAGCGAGGCCGGCGAGCGGCTGGCGCCGAAGGTGGCGGAAGGGCTTGCCAGGCTGGCGGAGGCCGTGTCGGACCTGCGCGGAGCGAGCGAGCAGAAGCTGCACATCCACTCCACGCCCACCTTCGCCCTGCAATGGCTGAGCCGCACCATCGGCGACTTCCAGCTCAAGCACCCGAATATCGCGGTGCGCCTGTCCACCTCGCAGGACGTGATCGATTTTGCCAAGGAAGAGGCCGATGTCGCGATCCGCTGGGGCATGGGCGACTGGCCGGGCCTTGCCTGTCACCGCGTCATGCGCATGGATTTCGCGCCCATGCTGAGCCCGAAGCTGGCCGAAAGCATCGGCGGCGTGAAGGCGCCGGCCGATCTTCTGAAACTGCCGATCATCAGCGCGCGGGATATCTGGTGGCGCACCTGGTTTTCGGCGGCCGGCATCGACAATCCGAATCTCGAACGTTTCCCGCCGAACGAGCTGGGCACACAGACCATCGATGCGCAGATCGCCATGGCGGGACAAGGCGTCGCCATTCTCAGCCCCGGCCATTTCCGCAGCGAAATCGCCGCCGGCCAGCTCTACCAGCCCTTCGACCTCACCTGCAACGACGGCCGCGACTACTGGCTCGCCTATCCGGAGAACCGCCGCAATATCCAGAAAATCCGGGCGTTCCGCGACTGGATCCTCACGGCCCTGCCGCAGGAGGTCTGAACCCGTTCGGGGAGCGGCCGGGGACGGCCGCTCCGCAAGCCCTGTCAGGGCTGCTCGATGACGAAGGGCGTGTCGAAGAAGTGTTCGATCACGTTGTTGCCGCCGCCGAGGCGGTCGACGACGAGGAAGTCGCTCACCGCGCCCATGGCTATCAGCGGGTGATGCCAGACATTGCGGCCATAGTTGACGCCCTGCCGTCCGCCGGCGAGGAAGACCTGCGGCCGGCCGGGCTTGCCGCCCTCGTCTTGCGCCACCACCACCAGCCAGGGCCGGTTATCGATGGGCGAGAAGCTCTGGCTGCCGAAGGGATGGCGCTCCATCATGCCGACGGCATAGGGGAAGCTGCGCGGGCTGCCGCGGAAGATGTTGATGATGACCTTCGCATCCTCACCCACCGCCTCGGCCACGGCGAGCGCGTTGTAGCGCTCCGTCGTCCCGCCGTTGATGTAGCGCATGGCGGCGGGATCGGTCTCGATCACGCTGCCGAAGGGGGCGAAGGCTTCTTTCGTGAGGGGCTGGATCGTGAGTTTTTCAGCCATCGGACAGCCCTCCCGGGGAGAGGAAGGGCGGTCGTCGGTAATCAGGCATCGTCAATCTCCGGGGAGCAGAGCATTCAAGCGCAGGAGCGCAATGCGCTCCACCTGGGCTTTCGCGGTTTCGAATTCCTCATCGGCCGTATTGCCGATGCGTGTCTCGAAAGCGGCAAGGATGTCGCTCTTGTCAAGCCCCTTGACGGCAATGATGAAGGGGAAGCCGAATTTTTCGGTATAGCCCGTGTTGAACGCGGTAAAGCGCGCGTGCTCGTCCGGGCTCAGCCGGTCG
Protein-coding sequences here:
- a CDS encoding LysR substrate-binding domain-containing protein produces the protein MSRNFPLNALRVFEAAARHGSFTRAGDELGMTQTAVSYQIKLLEETLGETLFLRQPRQVTLSEAGERLAPKVAEGLARLAEAVSDLRGASEQKLHIHSTPTFALQWLSRTIGDFQLKHPNIAVRLSTSQDVIDFAKEEADVAIRWGMGDWPGLACHRVMRMDFAPMLSPKLAESIGGVKAPADLLKLPIISARDIWWRTWFSAAGIDNPNLERFPPNELGTQTIDAQIAMAGQGVAILSPGHFRSEIAAGQLYQPFDLTCNDGRDYWLAYPENRRNIQKIRAFRDWILTALPQEV
- a CDS encoding ureidoglycolate lyase, whose protein sequence is MAEKLTIQPLTKEAFAPFGSVIETDPAAMRYINGGTTERYNALAVAEAVGEDAKVIINIFRGSPRSFPYAVGMMERHPFGSQSFSPIDNRPWLVVVAQDEGGKPGRPQVFLAGGRQGVNYGRNVWHHPLIAMGAVSDFLVVDRLGGGNNVIEHFFDTPFVIEQP